A genomic region of Halomonas aestuarii contains the following coding sequences:
- a CDS encoding glutathione S-transferase family protein, translating to MIKVHHLENSRSQRVLWLLEELGVDYQIITYRRDPRTMLAPASLREVHPLGKSPVITDGARGGQVVAESGAILEYLIERFDTQHRLVPPAGSEARERYRFWLHHAEGSAMPPLVMRLVFASLGRPPVPALARPVGRLFARGVERQFLGPQIRQLTDYWEAELAHGPWFTGEAFSAADIQMSFPLLALEAGDGLSGYPRLSGFLGACRDRPAYRRAVAAGGEFSMS from the coding sequence ATGATCAAGGTGCATCACCTGGAGAACTCCCGCTCCCAGCGCGTCCTGTGGCTGCTCGAGGAACTGGGCGTCGACTACCAGATCATCACCTATCGGCGTGATCCACGCACCATGCTGGCCCCCGCCTCGCTGCGCGAGGTCCATCCGCTGGGCAAGTCTCCGGTGATCACCGACGGGGCCCGCGGCGGTCAGGTGGTGGCGGAATCCGGCGCCATCCTCGAGTACCTGATCGAGCGGTTCGATACGCAGCACCGCCTGGTGCCGCCGGCGGGCAGCGAGGCGCGGGAGCGCTACCGCTTCTGGCTCCACCATGCCGAAGGGTCGGCCATGCCGCCGCTGGTGATGCGGCTGGTCTTCGCGAGCCTCGGCAGGCCGCCGGTGCCGGCCCTGGCGAGGCCCGTCGGCAGGCTCTTCGCGCGCGGCGTGGAACGGCAGTTCCTGGGGCCGCAGATCCGGCAACTGACCGACTACTGGGAAGCTGAACTGGCGCACGGCCCCTGGTTCACCGGCGAGGCCTTCAGCGCGGCGGACATCCAGATGAGCTTTCCGCTGCTGGCCCTCGAGGCCGGCGACGGGCTGTCCGGCTACCCCCGGCTCTCCGGCTTCCTGGGCGCCTGTCGGGATCGCCCGGCCTACCGTCGGGCGGTGGCGGCGGGGGGCGAGTTCTCGATGTCGTGA